TTTAACCATCATCCCTTTTTTATCATTAGTATTCAAAGTTTTAGCTTTAATTTTACTACTAGTTTTTTTACCTAAGCTTTTCTTAAAGGCTAAAAATTCTTTTTTTGTAATAAATTGTTTCATATTTTTTCTAAACTCACGCTCAGAAATATAATTTGCATTGATTTTATTTACCGATTTGGTAAGTTCTGAAATTGCTAATTTAAGTGCTTCAATATTTTTTAAATTTTCTGCGGACATTTCTTCTTGTATCGTTAAAATTTGTTGGGATACTTCTTTTGTTGTATTTAAATCCAATACTAAATTGTTTAATTTTATAACTGTTCTATTTAATTTGGCACTATCACCTTCATAAATAGATTCTAAACCATCTAAACGTTGATTTACAGAAGTAACAGTAGATTTAACATCTTTTACTTTTGAATCAATTGATCCCAGTTTTTTTTTATTGGTTAAAATGTGTTTTTCAGTATTGGTAAGACCGTATGGGTTTTTTGAGTTTAAATTACCAGCTCCAAAAGCTGAAACTTGTTCAGCTAATGAATATGTAACTAGTAATAACGTTAATAAGAATATTTTTCGCATAAATTAATTATGGTAAGATTTTGTATTCAACTCTTCTGTTTTGTTTCCAACAAGTAGAATTTTTATCTGAACAAACTGGGTTACTTTCACCAAATGAAATCATAGAAATATCATCAGCAGAAATACCATCATCAATTAATGATGTTTTAACAGATAAAGCTCTTTTTAAACCTAAAGCATAATTATACTCATCCGTTCCCCACTCATCTGAATTACCTTCAAGTTTAATCTTGATTTTACCAGCTAATACTGATAACTTGTTTGCATTAGACTTAGCAACATCTCTGTTTTCTTCATTTAATGTAAATTTATCGAAATCAAAGTAAACTACATCAATTAGTAAGTTTTTGATTGCATTTGCAGTCATTGATTCTGAATCTGACATAGAGTCTTGATTCATATTGTTTGCATTCATTGCATCCAAGTTAGATTCTGAAGACTTTTCTGTTTTATTCATCTTTGCTTCATTCATTTCTGTAGATTTTTGAGAACACCCAGTAAATAATAGTACTGATGCCAAAACAGAATACGCTAAAAATTTTTTCATAAAATAATCCTTCGTTAAAATATTAATAATTCTACTAAAAACAAACTTAATAATTTATTATCGTAGGCCTATTACCAATCAATTGACTGAATTCGCCCTTTATCCAATGAAAATAGGTGCACTTTGTCAAAATTTAACCGTATTATCCCCACAGAACTTTTGTCTTTAAAGTTTTTTATAAATAAAATACTTTCTCCATCACTAGAAAATTTAGGAAATTGATTCACTCCTGTTACTGTAAGTTTTTTAATATAATCACTTCTGGTTGAAATTAAAAACAGATTAAAACTTCTCTTATTAAACTGAGAATTTCTATCTCTGCTTGTATAAACAACTTTATCATTAAACGTACTTACAGATGAGTTATTGCTTCCATGATAAACCAAACGTTCAACCCCTCGTCTTCCAATGGTTTTTGAGAAAATATTAGGTCTGCTTAATCTGTCACTTACAAATACAATTTTTTTATCATTATCAATAAAATGAGCTCCTACATCAATTCCTTTATAAGAAGTAACTTTAATTTGTTTTTTTGTTCTTAAATCCAAGATATATACATCAGGCTGGCCATCTGGGGCTGCTGTGATTAATAGTTTATTTCCATCAGAACTTACATCAGAAGCTACAATCATTCCATCACTGTCAAGTATTTTTACCATTCTTTTCGTATAAATATTAATTTTGTATAAGGTAGGTTTTGAATTTACATATCGCGTAAAATAAAAAGAATCTTGTTTTTTATTTGCCCACTTAGGAAAGATATTAAGTCCCCCTGTAATAATTGTTTTTTTATAACTTAGAGTATAATCAGAAATTATTATATCACTTTGTTTTGCTTTTTTATAAACAGAATAAATAACAAACTTATCCATCCATGCAATTGAGGGTGCATTCATATAAGCATTCGTAGCAATTGCTACTCTGTGCGCTAAAAAGACGTGTCTGTTGATATTAGAAGTAGTAAAGGTTTTGCTTAAAACTAAGTTCTTTGCATTTACGTCATATAATTTTGTTTTTAAAACAATTCCACCAAAAGCAGATTCTTCA
The genomic region above belongs to Campylobacteraceae bacterium and contains:
- a CDS encoding OmpA family protein, which produces MKKFLAYSVLASVLLFTGCSQKSTEMNEAKMNKTEKSSESNLDAMNANNMNQDSMSDSESMTANAIKNLLIDVVYFDFDKFTLNEENRDVAKSNANKLSVLAGKIKIKLEGNSDEWGTDEYNYALGLKRALSVKTSLIDDGISADDISMISFGESNPVCSDKNSTCWKQNRRVEYKILP
- the tolB gene encoding Tol-Pal system protein TolB, with the translated sequence MKKIILILLFMFSCVFSADVSMEIVKKSNSKPSILISSAQGALNESMLYKITKIIQKDLDVSGHFDVIDDTYKVSMTNNADYIYLGRKKVDLFLNVNFEESAFGGIVLKTKLYDVNAKNLVLSKTFTTSNINRHVFLAHRVAIATNAYMNAPSIAWMDKFVIYSVYKKAKQSDIIISDYTLSYKKTIITGGLNIFPKWANKKQDSFYFTRYVNSKPTLYKINIYTKRMVKILDSDGMIVASDVSSDGNKLLITAAPDGQPDVYILDLRTKKQIKVTSYKGIDVGAHFIDNDKKIVFVSDRLSRPNIFSKTIGRRGVERLVYHGSNNSSVSTFNDKVVYTSRDRNSQFNKRSFNLFLISTRSDYIKKLTVTGVNQFPKFSSDGESILFIKNFKDKSSVGIIRLNFDKVHLFSLDKGRIQSIDW